A single genomic interval of Phaeodactylum tricornutum CCAP 1055/1 chromosome 5, whole genome shotgun sequence harbors:
- a CDS encoding predicted protein (unknown function; unknownn protein), whose translation MNQSERLSQEKETRNLDGANSGVVPIDGDRLPEDAVLEALPANTQSLIQQTPEDQSLHPNCHHLPLTENDQVRSNNFVETIRSKPDQEEVRDAEATPQNQQQTLPTAPPDLTRPDTWVPDQAKIQAHNLLSPAPASTDAKSTFSDSPIQGGIESSGPTPTPQIMDPPSATQPVLSETTSAQQANSLQEGKGYLKSPAAVDRSLVTDVDAQLALEKPSQEQKTTPLQNQAPLPSPQDAQLPRAQSSQQLPPLVPTPQIQQTAQPQQLPNQTESGAVQQPQGGSVVQPGASSRVGHTPIVQMQATSGHVVKKKKGRFSLLQNTAASTPLPDPSVGVQTQGTSGPRPVKNPVNNRDRSWSNTSNTSNQTNQPEGTTPQITKKKGRFVLTTMAPQAMVGVPVQAVMTPMDNATFASEGSGNFAVDSQVGHSYPYAATSSLVVVAPAPQFVQHQVLYTADMQPTEQALPPPSSFQQQLHGINAMDPTQVNSSLHQPVDSTRLQNHQISGTPPLQNSGPNRYDLVSTEITSGAEEAEKIKPGRPKNATHARKSSSASGTGRQTSAGYSGQAGLGKVFHFLDQMRLEVTNAERTIKSLQSDSKFLREKNKELEAKLRETERKLSHEKAVREAIELKNRALRKKLRSLKADSNTGDGVNVDGDTTERKGNFSRTNSSDSHGLEGLNINTSPSFGCVNEGSDTHIVSDKTNDSGNEGLEGIHEGNDLVESAREALAGAQRRGSTASVVEDFYAASRQSSMTPPRDLASKGNGNASRRSSGCRHQLSNGGGSLQDSVLDVDLNLAGANSQRTAARQDLATSEGISEAPIGNNISSPPAPQPLFNATTSTHGQHQSQNQRVNHTIVESVGSMHQRTAASEFDPLYTASTHSNESENGTKSAFLATTDYFDPLRSLQQNQHENRIDVADSDQRSAQATPIVVMGQHEMAAPLVGLTSTGNSDSMPFYTQQRLQDVASSQSIAELSGNQDLRQVRKSGSFQDLQQPMFLVPQQEFNGMQDNQHHQLMPVQQHVVHIPGTEIPQNLSWSQQNQWSQQQSHMYTQQPLTQYHHTPQTMPHQPMRQNSYLHSVGQPQATFPYSNESNKSTSANAREGQLVANDPFDEIQSSYSGRKQSERKKGDDSTRTGFCIPCTFICGRYCVTTLHGGSTDSVVTKGKPASVQMAVPRPL comes from the exons ATGAATCAGTCAGAAAGGCTTAGTCAAGAGAAGGAAACAAGGAACCTGGATGGCGCGAATAGCGGTGTAGTTCCGATTGACGGTGATCGTCTTCCGGAAGACGCGGTATTGGAGGCGTTGCCAGCGAATACGCAATCGTTAATTCAGCAGACTCCTGAAGATCAGTCGCTGCACCCAAATTGCCATCACCTGCCATTGACAGAAAACGATCAAGTTCGAAGCAATAACTTTGTGGAGACTATCCGGAGCAAACCGGACCAGGAAGAAGTCAGAGATGCCGAAGCGACGCCACAGAATCAACAACAAACACTCCCCACGGCGCCGCCTGATTTAACAAGACCCGACACATGGGTCCCTGATCAGGCGAAAATACAGGCACACAACTTACTCTCTCCAGCTCCAGCGTCTACTGACGCCAAATCTACCTTTTCGGACTCTCCTATTCAAGGCGGTATTGAATCGTCTGGACCAACTCCAACGCCGCAAATCATGGATCCGCCATCCGCAACGCAGCCTGTGTTGTCAGAAACAACCAGCGCGCAGCAAGCCAATTCCTTACAAGAGGGAAAGGGGTATTTGAAAAGTCCAGCTGCGGTGGACCGGTCACTCGTGACGGACGTTGACGCCCAGCTCGCATTGGAAAAGCCCTCGCAGGAGCAAAAGACAACGCCCCTTCAAAATCAAGCACCATTACCATCTCCCCAGGATGCGCAGCTACCACGCGCACAATCAAGTCAACAGCTTCCTCCGTTGGTCCCGACACCTCAAATACAGCAAACTGCACAACCACAGCAACTGCCAAATCAGACAGAATCGGGCGCGGTACAGCAGCCCCAAGGGGGTTCTGTTGTTCAGCCGGGAGCTTCTAGTAGAGTTGGACACACTCCTATTGTTCAGATGCAAGCCACATCGGGGCATGTTGTtaagaaaaagaaaggcCGTTTCAgccttttgcaaaacacGGCTGCATCAACCCCCCTGCCGGATCCTTCAGTTGGTGTCCAAACGCAAGGGACCAGCGGACCTCGACCGGTTAAAAATCCGGTTAACAACCGGGATCGTTCTTGGTCGAACACGTCAAATACTAGCAATCAGACGAACCAACCTGAAGGCACAACGCCCCAGattacaaagaaaaaaggccGTTTTGTCTTGACTACTATGGCCCCACAAGCAATGGTTGGTGTACCTGTTCAAGCAGTGATGACACCAATGGACAACGCCACATTTGCTTCGGAAGGATCCGGAAACTTTGCAGTAGACTCACAGGTAGGTCATTCTTACCCGTATGCTGCAACATCTTCGCTTGTCGTGGTCGCTCCGGCACCTCAATTCGTGCAACATCAGGTATTGTACACCGCTGACATGCAGCCGACCGAGCAAGCCCTCCCTCCTCCTTCGTCATTTCAACAACAGTTACACGGTATAAACGCTATGGATCCAACACAAGTCAATTCTTCTTTGCACCAACCTGTGGACTCTACCAGACTCcagaatcatcaaatatCTGGTACTCCACCACTTCAAAATTCAGGACCAAACAGATATGATTTGGTATCGACAGAAATTACATCAGGtgccgaagaagccgaaaagaTAAAGCCCGGACGCCCAAAGAATGCGACTCATGCTCGAAAATCGAGTTCGGCATCGGGCACAGGCCGGCAAACTAGTGCTGGCTATTCAGGACAAGCTGGACTCGGCAAAGTGTTTCATTTTTTAGATCAGATGAGGTTAGAGGTCACCAACGCCGAGCGCACCATAAAGTCGTTGCAGTCCGATTCAAAATTCTTA AGAGAGAAGAATAAAGAATTGGAGGCAAAATTGCGAGAGACTGAACGTAAATTGAGCCATGAAAAGGCTGTACGGGAAGCGATTGAATTAAAGAATCGTGCTCTGAGGAAAAAGCTTCGCTCGCTCAAGGCCGATTCGAATACTGGTGACGGTGTAAATGTTGATGGAGATACTACTGAGAGGAAAGGAAATTTTTCTAGAACAAACTCAAGCGATTCACATGGGTTGGAAGGCCTTAATATCAATACTTCGCCAAGCTTCGGCTGTGTAAACGAAGGGTCAGACACCCATATTGTATCGGATAAAACGAATGATTCCGGAAACGAGGGCCTCGAGGGTATACATGAAGGAAATGATCTCGTTGAGTCCGCTCGGGAAGCGCTAGCAGGTGCGCAGAGGAGAGGATCCACGGCTTCAGTGGTGGAGGACTTTTACGCTGCATCTAGGCAAAGTTCAATGACGCCTCCTCGAGATCTGGCTTCGAAAGGAAACGGAAATGCATCCAGACGCTCGTCCGGTTGTAGACACCAGCTTTCGAATGGAGGGGGAAGCCTACAGGATTCGGTCCTAGATGTAGACTTGAATCTAGCTGGAGCAAATTCACAAAGGACTGCAGCTCGCCAAGATCTAGCCACATCGGAGGGGATCTCGGAAGCCCCTATAGGAAACAATATATCATCACCCCCTGCACCCCAACCTCTCTTTAACGCTACCACTTCCACTCACGGTCAGCACCAATCACAAAATCAACGTGTGAACCATACCATTGTAGAGTCGGTGGGGTCGATGCATCAGCGAACAGCGGCTTCTGAGTTTGACCCACTCTATACTGCTTCTACTCATTCTAATGAATCTGAAAATGGCACAAAATCGGCTTTTTTGGCTACGACCGATTACTTTGATCCTCTCAGATCTTTGCAGCAGAATCAGCACGAAAACAGGATTGATGTTGCTGACTCAGATCAAAGGTCGGCGCAGGCCACTCCTATTGTCGTAATGGGACAGCATGAAATGGCTGCACCACTTGTTGGATTAACTTCGACCGGTAACTCAGACTCCATGCCATTCTATACTCAACAAAGGCTACAAGACGTGGCATCATCGCAAAGTATTGCAGAATTGTCCGGTAATCAAGATTTACGCCAAGTGCGCAAATCAGGAAGTTTTCAAGATCTGCAGCAGCCGATGTTCTTGGTTCCACAACAGGAGTTCAATGGTATGCAAGATAATCAACACCATCAGCTTATGCCAGTGCAGCAACATGTCGTTCACATACCAGGAACGGAGATACCTCAAAACTTGTCTTGGAGTCAACAGAACCAATGGTCGCAACAGCAATCACATATGTATACGCAGCAGCCGTTGACTCAGTATCATCATACACCACAGACCATGCCACATCAGCCCATGCGGCAAAATTCTTATTTGCACTCGGTCGGGCAACCGCAAGCGACTTTTCCATACTCCAACGAATCTAATAAAAGCACCAGCGCAAACGCACGGGAAGGACAACTTGTAGCAAACGATCCATTTGACGAAATA CAAAGCAGCTACAGCGGACGTAAACAGTCCGAACGCAAAAAAGGTGACGATTCCACCCGAACTGGCTTCTGCATCCCCTGCACCTTCATCTGCGGTCGCTACTGCGTCACCACCTTG CATGGAGGCTCGACTGATTCCGTTGTCACCAAAGGAAAGCCTGCTTCCGTCCAGATGGCTGTACCCCGTCCATTGTAA
- a CDS encoding predicted protein has product SDKSKRIEIVTTASMPWRTGTAVNPLLRAAYLTRGRKAAGGSVTLMLPWLERKLDQENVYGKENTFESPVEQEVYIRAWLRESANMPEASEELNIRWYTAWQNSVENSIYSMGDITALIPADEVDICILEEPEHLNWYGLLWTKKFKHVVGILHTNYFQYALDQPAAFIRAPAMRLLCSWMCRAHCHRVIKLSGTLDVVAPEKELVENVHGVREDFLEVAAKLRDKVLAADHVKDPIFASDSPPTVYFIGKMLWSKGLGSLMELLKYAEESADLNVKVDMYGSGPDQGAATAKAKSLELDMPFHGPVDHVELGSTHKIFVNPSTSEVLCTTSAEALAMGKFVILPSHPSNDFFAQFPNCLAYSSKEEFVGNLYYAITHSPEPLADEYSHALSWEAATQRL; this is encoded by the exons TCTGACAAATCTAAGCGCATTGAAATCGTAACAACTGCTTCCATGCCGTGGCGGACCGGGACAGCTGTCAACCCACTACTGCGAGCGGCGTACTTGACACGGGGACGAAAGGCTGCCGGGGGTAGCGTTACTCTCATGTTACCCTGGCTAGAACGCAAATTAGATCAGGAAAACGTATATGGAAAAGAAAATACTTTTGAATCTCCTGTGGAGCAGGAAGTATATATTCGAGCATGGCTCCGTGAATCGGCCAACATGCCTGAAGCCAGCGAAGAGCTAAACATAAGATGGTACACTGCCTGGCAGAATTCGGTTGAGAATTCGATTTATAGTATGGGCGATATCACGGCATTAATCCCGGCAGACGAAGTGGATATTTGTATATTAGAAGAACCAGAGCATCTGAACTGGTATGGTTTGCT TTGGACTAAAAAATTCAAGCACGTCGTTGGAATCCTACATACAAACTACTTCCAATACGCTCTTGATCAGCCAGCTGCATTCATCAGG GCACCCGCCATGCGACTTTTGTGCTCGTGGATGTGTCGTGCACACTGTCATCGCGTCATTAAACTTTCAGGAACACTGGACGTAGTTGCGCCCGAAAAGGAATTGGTCGAGAATGTGCATGGAGTGCGAGAAGATTTTCTCGAAGTCGCCGCAAAGCTGCGTGATAAAGTATTAGCAGCTGATCATGTTAAAGATCCCATTTTTGCATCGGACTCGCCTCCAACTGTTTATTTCATTGGAAAGATGCTCTGGTCAAAAGGATTAGGGTCGCTAATGGAGCTTTTGAAGTATGCAGAAGAGAGTGCCGACCTGAATGTTAAGGTTGATATGTACGGGTCCGGGCCGGACCAAGGCGCAGCTACAGCAAAGGCAAAATCACTCGAGCTCGACATGCCCTTTCATGGCCCCGTTGACCATGTTGAGCTTGGAAGCACTCATAAG ATATTCGTCAACCCATCTACGTCAGAAGTTCTTTGTACCACATCGGCTGAGGCTTTGGCTATGGGCAAGTTCGTAATTTTGCCTTCGCATCCGTCAAATGACTTTTTTGCCCAGTTCCCGAACTGTTTAGCATATAGTTCCAAAGAGGAGTTCGTCGGTAATCTATACTATGCCATAACGCATTCACCTGAACCTCTAGCGGACGAGTATTCACATGCTTTAAGCTGGGAAGCAGCAACGCAACGACTC
- a CDS encoding predicted protein, protein MTGDDTTTTPPVVPREAVRPVSSTENAGNYRPRSRQNSRTRQNSRDEMITFNPTTAASMNNRRVLFSEAARRDGGDNNVAAPEMMGPILRRKKVVSMPLGAGGDFFVSNDVGGPHRQMLAQYKGVHGDKTTFKGRTKQKSVGAAFVTPADPDPTTVTLPQARIRQDSGTRRDLSHVIKGVLRRKQVSLDLLGPNDFFALPTDEPEEMVLLPIMPEDDTAQLDDEQGSMTTEKRLFRPLRFAPRIGVRGNRGGGYGVGHAVEAAPETIPEEAVDEEMVDAFHRYSKTNQDLRLQVISLKNKLATKSDCSALMEEADSILRTHSELNPDEQLLKRKIMKVQGSIDEEHECSEGIDNNIKDLDNLGIIRATRRDYIKTGILFMIMVALTITVSTWETHLDEESFIFRHVGLACVTECRGNLLTRDFFHGHNQFNDGDVIELIMHMDPNSLAETMGALALVQIVGTETNETKAMTTFGPTAENDRETYDHRLVVNFDRPHEPHIIVVNSTKPNFELSFTLTARLLAPLADNSVAIAAVIMVVVYLFILLEVIHRTLVAIFGSMVALMFLFVMQNGETESIRQIMLNLEWSTLGLLFGMMLIVGELSHTGVFEWCAVRLLMASNGSFTRLIVLLCALTAVASAFLDNVTTMLLVAPVTIDMCNILGVDPRPYLIGEVLLSNIGGTATLIGDPPNIIIGSSFDEIGFVDFIVNVLPCIFLLCIPVSLGLVVWVYRYYLTTSTMKVLDTAKLKTAYPIYDEPRLMIAGTVTAFVIIMFFLHPVHHKDTAWIALLGAFITIAFTNPHDVQDALRNHVEWDTLLFFAGLFVLVEACAAMGLLEEIGNLLGDYIQAQEESKQLTLAITLLMWVSAITSAFLDNIPYTATLIPVIQILADSLPDTLPIEILAWALSFGACLGGNGTLLGASANIVTAGISTNKGFEISFLNFLYPGMLFMIVTVAISNLYMLVRYSWI, encoded by the exons ATGACTGGCGATGACACCACAACGACTCCTCCGGTTGTCCCACGCGAAGCCGTGCGACCCGTATCATCCACAGAGAACGCGGGGAACTATCGTCCGCGCTCCCGGCAAAACAGTCGCACACGTCAAAACAGCCGGGATGAAATGATCACGTTCAATCCAACAACGGCCGCTAGTATGAACAATCGCCGGGTGCTCTTTTCGGAAGCCGCACGTCGTGATGGAGGCGACAATAATGTTGCCGCTCCGGAAATGATGGGACCAATTTTGCGACGCAAAAAGGTCGTGTCCATGCCGCTTGGTGCGGGAG GAGATTTCTTTGTGAGCAACGATGTCGGAGGTCCACATCGACAAATGCTGGCTCAGTACAAAGGCGTACACGGGGACAAGACTACTTTCAAGGGTCGTACGAAGCAAAAGAGCGTCGGCGCCGCTTTTGTAACACCTGCGGATCCGGACCCAACTACTGTTACTTTGCCACAAGCTCGTATCCGCCAAGACAGCGGTACTCGTCGGGATTTGAGCCACGTGATTAAAGGTGTTCTCCGACGGAAACAAGTCAGTTTGGACTTGCTTGGTCCCAATGACTTTTTTGCACTACCGACGGATGAACCAGAAGAAATGGTGTTATTGCCAATAATGCCCGAAGACGACACAGCACAACTGGACGACGAGCAAGGTAGTATGACGACGGAGAAGCGTCTATTTCGTCCTTTGCGGTTTGCCCCTCGTATTGGTGTGCGCGGTAATCGTGGTGGCGGATACGGAGTTGGACACGCCGTAGAAGCGGCTCCAGAAACAATTCCTGAAGAAGCAGTCGACGAAGAGATGGTAGATGCTTTTCACCGATACTCCAAAACAAACCAGGACTTGAGGCTACAAGTTATTTCACTCAAAAACAAACTTGCCACCAAAAGCGATTGCTCGGCGCTTATGGAAGAGGCCGACAGTATTTTGCGAACGCATTCAGAGCTCAACCCGGATGAACAGCTCCTCAAAAGGAAGATCATGAAGGTTCAGGGGTCAATTGATGAAGAGCATGAATGCAGCGAAGGCATTGACAACAACATTAAAGACCTTGACAATTTGGGAATTATTCGGGCTACTCGTCGCGATTACATCAAAACCGGCATTTTGTTTATGATTATGGTTGCCTTGACCATCACAGTCTCAACCTGGGAGACTCACTTGGACGAAGAGAGCTTCATTTTCCGGCACGTCGGTTTAGCCTGCGTCACGGAATGCCGTGGAAACTTGCTTACACGTGATTTCTTTCACGGCCACAACCAATTCAACGACGGAGATGTCATTGAGTTAATCATGCACATGGATCCAAATTCACTTGCCGAAACAATGGGAGCGTTGGCATTAGTACAGATTGTGGGAACGGAAACTAATGAAACAAAAGCAATGACGACTTTCGGACCGACCGCGGAAAACGACCGTGAAACCTATGATCATCGTCTGGTGGTAAATTTTGACCGCCCGCATGAGCCGCATATTATTGTTGTGAACAGTACCAAGCCCAATTTTGAGTTGTCGTTTACTTTGACGGCGCGCCTACTGGCTCCGTTGGCTGACAACAGTGTTGCAATTGCAGCAGTGATTATGGTGGTTGTGTACCTTTTTATTCTGCTGGAAGTGATCCACCGTACGCTAGTCGCTATTTTTGGCTCTATGGTGGCCCTGATGTTTCTCTTTGTGATGCAAAATGGCGAAACGGAAAGCATTCGTCAAATTATGTTGAACTTAGAATGGTCTACGCTGGGTCTTTTGTTTGGAATGATGCTCATTGTTGGTGAGCTTTCTCATACAGGAGTGTTTGAGTGGTGTGCTGTCCGTTTGCTCATGGCAAGCAACGGATCATTTACTCGCTTGATTGTGTTGCTTTGTGCTCTAACCGCAGTAGCCAGTGCCTTTTTGGATAATGTGACCACTATGCTTCTGGTTGCACCAGTGACGATTGACATGTGCAATATTTTGGGTGTTGATCCTCGACCATATTTGATTGGGGAGGTGCTGCTTAGCAATATAGGCGGAACAGCAACATTAATTG GTGACCCTCCAAACATTATCATTGGAAGTTCGTTTGACGAAATTGGCTTTGTTGATTTTATCGTGAATGTACTTCCTTgcatttttcttctttgcatCCCAGTCTCTCTTGGGCTGGTGGTTTGGGTTTACCGGTACTATCTCACTACAAGCACCATGAAAGTCCTAGATACAGCGAAACTCAAGACTGCTTATCCAATCTATGATGAGCCTCGCCTTATGATTGCTGGCACCGTTACTGCTTTTGTAATCATAATGTTTTTCCTGCATCCGGTACATCACAAAGACACTGCGTGGATTGCCCTCCTTGGAGCGTTTATTACTATTGCATTCACCAATCCACACGACGTGCAAGATGCG CTCCGAAACCATGTTGAGTGGGACACCCTTCTATTTTTTGCGGGATTGTTTGTTTTAGTCGAGGCATGTGCAGCAATGGGCTTACTCgaggaaattggaaactTGCTTGGTGACTACATTCAGGCACAGGAAGAGAGCAAACAGCTTACGCTGGCAATAACATTACTTATGTGGGTCAGTGCGATAACGTCGGCATTTCTCGATAACATTCCTTACACGGCGACGTTGATACCAGTGATTCAGATCCTTGCTGATAGTCTACCTGATACGTTGCCAATCGAAATATTAGCGTGGGCTCTTTCCTTTGGTGCCTGTCTAGGAGGCAATGGTACTCTCTTAGGAGCAAGCGCCAACATTGTGACGGCAGGAATTTCAACAAACAAAGGATTTGAGATCTCTTTTTTAAACTTCCTTTATCCTGGTATGCTTTTCATGATTGTAACAGTGGCAATATCAAACCTGTATATGTTGGTGCGATACTCATGGATCTAA
- a CDS encoding predicted protein: MTDPLRPVVFCGPSGVGKGTLIEMLMRRFPDGQFGFSVSHTTREPREGETNGVQYNFTTKEAIKNEIAEGNFIEYAEVHGKYYGTSVAAVESVRKQGKICILDIDVQGVQKVKESSLQPLYLFISPPSMESLEKRLRGRGTETEDQMKMRLGNAAKELEYGYVKNGKND; this comes from the exons ATGACAGATCCATTGCGCCCTGTAGTCTTTTGCGGCCCATCCGGTGTTGGAAAGGGAACCTTGATCGAGATGCTCATGAGGCGATTCCCCGACGGCCAATTCGGTTTCAGCGTTTCACACACAACCAGGGAACCGCGTGAAGGAGAAACTAATGGGGTTCAATATAACTTTACGACAAAGGAGGCCATAAAGAATGAAATTGCGGAAGGGAACTTTATTGAGTACGCCGAAGTGCATGGAAAATACTATGGAACGAG TGTGGCGGCTGTGGAATCTGTCCGAAAGCAAGGGAAAATATGCATCCTGGACATTGACGTCCAGGGAGTGCAAAAGGTAAAAGAAAGCAGCCTCCAACCGTTGTATTTGTTTATTTCTCCACCTTCAATGGAATCGCTAGAAAAACGCCTTCGTGGCCGAGGTACCGAGACGGAAGACCAGATGAAGATGAGACTAGGAAACGCTGCAAAAGAGCTCGAATATGGGTATGTCAAGAATGGCAAGAACGACTAA
- a CDS encoding predicted protein — translation MRQNYEKCILGDRCVLVPYRKEHVDRYHKWMLDPDLLESTCSESLSIEEEYEMQESWRDDATKCTFIILDRDRVDGLPDHGKESYILRNLPAMVGDVNLFLSNMEQTEDSTPETDDLSIPLGRQAELDIMIAEKQARGKGIGSEACRMMMWYGAVELGLKRFFCKINEDNVASLSLFMKLGFLQCAYAKCFKQVEVEIRSCPTEEMALVLRRVSGGSELSTFNLNDQQNNHGMPSF, via the coding sequence ATGCGTCAGAATTATGAAAAGTGCATCCTGGGAGATAGGTGTGTCCTGGTGCCGTATCGCAAAGAACATGTTGATCGATATCACAAGTGGATGCTCGATCCAGATTTGCTAGAATCTACCTGCTCAGAGTCACTGTCGATTGAAGAAGAGTACGAGATGCAAGAATCTTGGAGGGACGACGCCACAAAATGCACTTTTATTATCCTTGATCGTGATCGAGTAGATGGTCTACCAGACCACGGCAAAGAGTCTTACATACTCCGTAATTTGCCGGCAATGGTGGGAGACGTAAATCTCTTTCTCTCTAATATGGAACAGACTGAAGATTCCACTCCCGAGACGGATGATTTGAGTATCCCGCTGGGCCGCCAAGCTGAGCTCGACATAATGATAGCTGAAAAGCAAGCACGAGGGAAAGGGATTGGGAGCGAAGCATGCCGCATGATGATGTGGTATGGGGCAGTTGAGTTAGGGTTGAAACGTTTTTTTTGCAAAATAAACGAAGACAACGTGGCGTCTCTCTCGTTATTTATGAAGCTCGGCTTTCTACAATGTGCGTATGCTAAATGTTTCAAGCAAGTTGAGGTCGAGATACGGTCATGTCCGACAGAGGAGATGGCTTTGGTATTGCGCCGCGTGAGCGGTGGATCTGAGCTGTCCACGTTTAATCTGAAtgaccaacaaaacaatcatGGAATGCCATCTTTCTAA
- a CDS encoding predicted protein: MWPKAHTSIYRAPEELARIEALNDKDIFLPMEYIQAIWIPTVIISMIVVYVVYGLCFVLANVVLPSDSGVFRRRKLSYQMASVFGNGFLAASGLYYEFFTVSETPTLEDTISGFQEFYILSAFQFGYQLWALPVGIIHAQETTAMVVHHFAVLMVSIFSGCMTNGFRYHIPFFFGMFEISSVPLVIMNMFKENPTWIEKHPSFNHHVRVAFAVSFLWIRIVMDFSRAYVYLRDVFILYTSNDSLSYVIFMSGVFMSSLILFFLQLWWGWQIALGLCKLLLGTSKSVVTIPKGIKGI; encoded by the coding sequence ATGTGGCCGAAAGCGCACACAAGCATTTACAGAGCACCGGAGGAGCTGGCCCGGATCGAGGCTTTGAATGATAAGGACATCTTTCTACCGATGGAATATATCCAAGCCATCTGGATTCCCACTGTCATTATTTCTATGATCGTTGTGTACGTGGTGTACGGTCTATGCTTTGTTTTGGCAAATGTTGTATTACCGAGTGATTCTGGTGTTTTTCGTCGAAGAAAGCTTTCCTATCAGATGGCAAGTGTTTTTGGCAATGGTTTCCTTGCGGCCTCCGGTCTATATTACGAATTTTTTACAGTATCCGAAACGCCCACGTTGGAGGACACCATTTCGGGCTTTCAAGAGTTTTATATTTTGAGCGCATTTCAATTTGGATACCAGCTGTGGGCACTGCCGGTGGGAATAATACATGCTCAAGAAACAACCGCTATGGTTGTTCATCACTTTGCGGTATTGATGGTCAGTATATTCTCTGGCTGCATGACCAACGGTTTCAGATATCACATCCCTTTCTTTTTTGGTATGTTTGAAATCAGCAGTGTTCCACTTGTCATCATGAACATGTTTAAAGAGAACCCAACCTGGATTGAGAAACACCCCTCGTTCAACCATCACGTTCGAGTAGCCtttgccgtttcttttctGTGGATTCGCATTGTCATGGATTTTTCACGGGCATACGTATATTTGCGCGACGTCTTCATCCTATATACAAGCAATGACTCTCTCTCTTATGTCATTTTCATGTCTGGCGTTTTCATGAGCTCCCTCATCCTGTTTTTCTTACAATTGTGGTGGGGATGGCAAATTGCTTTGGGGTTGTGTAAGCTTCTCCTTGGTACATCAAAGTCAGTAGTTACAATCCCGAAAGGGATAAAGGGAATCTAG
- a CDS encoding predicted protein has protein sequence MPNTLKSVSTSLRLRREARLCVDNTISLMAFVPGNRGLFSDQQLTPQEKVNQEWDGMAGEWDDLAKEYASGFYNLIWNKTGIDPSKKPIVVDFGCGTGLLAHKMSLDCTKIVALDASAKMIDILQDKVRDFELQNVEAECVMLANIKNEARGKKTRFEGLAETVDLIVASSVFTFVPEGDIEATMHELGKMLKVGGILCHSDWPKTAARHPNAMSEEKARQLHKMARLETQSTEICVFAGSEVFVGIAKKSQ, from the coding sequence ATGCCAAATACTTTGAAAAGCGTCTCTACGAGTCTTCGATTGCGACGCGAAGCTCGCCTCTGTGTCGACAACACAATATCGCTCATGGCATTTGTCCCAGGAAACCGCGGATTGTTCAGCGATCAGCAACTTACCCCTCAAGAAAAAGTAAATCAAGAATGGGACGGCATGGCCGGTGAGTGGGATGACCTGGCTAAGGAATACGCATCTGGATTCTACAACTTAATCTGGAACAAAACCGGTATCGATCCATCCAAGAAACCTATTGTAGTTGATTTTGGCTGTGGTACGGGCTTGCTTGCACATAAGATGAGCCTAGATTGTACAAAAATAGTAGCCCTCGACGCCTCAGCAAAGATGATTGATATACTCCAGGACAAGGTGCGTGACTTCGAACTACAAAACGTAGAAGCCGAATGTGTTATGTTGGCAAACATCAAGAACGAAGCCCGGGGAAAAAAAACTCGTTTCGAAGGGTTAGCAGAAACTGTAGATTTGATAGTTGCTAGTTCCGTGTTCACCTTTGTTCCAGAAGGCGATATCGAAGCAACGATGCACGAGCTAGGGAAGATGTTGAAAGTGGGCGGTATCCTCTGCCATTCAGACTGGCCAAAGACAGCAGCTAGACATCCCAATGCTATGAgcgaagaaaaagctcgaCAGCTTCACAAAATGGCAAGGTTGGAAACCCAATCGACAGAAATTTGTGTGTTTGCGGGTTCTGAAGTTTTTGTTGGCATAGCGAAAAAATCTCAGTAG